The following proteins are co-located in the Castor canadensis chromosome 5, mCasCan1.hap1v2, whole genome shotgun sequence genome:
- the Krtap24-1 gene encoding keratin-associated protein 24-1 produces the protein MHSVSMSLLGYPELCSAASYRTSCYIPVTPPVALCSNDVNTTFENYLPSSYQGNLWLLDHCQESYCETPSCESPSCEPKTCTTRCDTRNSCVPCNTASADQAGETTNIGLSPSCSPSTLTKGYVTNCYTPPRRASKACQTLCNGSNCFGQLNSLSKNLQPHTQCRLGGFGYRSYQNLGYINNGFSPSCYIASSFQPQSYLMRNCWYPNYRPIGCRPVSYLSRNFRSLNYIHSTFPPLRYLCSGIRPLNCY, from the coding sequence ATGCACTCAGTCTCCATGTCTCTTCTGGGCTATCCTGAGCTTTGCAGTGCTGCATCCTACAGAACTTCCTGTTACATCCCAGTGACTCCTCCTGTTGCACTTTGCTCCAATGATGTAAACACTACCTTTGAAAACTATTTACCCAGTAGCTACCAAGGCAATCTCTGGCTTCTAGACCACTGCCAAGAATCCTACTGTGAAACACCAAGCTGCGAATCTCCCAGCTGTGAGCCAAAGACCTGTACCACACGTTGTGACACCCGGAACTCCTGTGTACCTTGCAACACCGCATCTGCAGACCAAGCTGGTGAAACGACTAACATCGGACTCAGCCCCAGCTGCAGTCCAAGCACTCTGACCAAGGGGTACGTAACCAATTGCTACACTCCCCCTCGACGTGCATCCAAAGCTTGCCAGACCCTTTGCAATGGTTCCAATTGCTTTGGTCAGCTTAACTCCTTATCCAAGAATCTCCAGCCCCACACTCAATGCAGACTTGGTGGTTTTGGGTATAGAAGCTACCAAAATCTTGGCTACATCAACAATGGCTTCTCACCATCATGCTATATTGCCAGCAGCTTCCAACCTCAAAGTTATTTAATGAGAAACTGCTGGTATCCAAATTACAGGCCTATAGGCTGCCGACCAGTGAGCTATTTATCTAGAAACTTTCGGTCTCTGAATTATATACATAGTACCTTTCCACCTTTGAGGTACTTATGCAGTGGTATCAGGCCTCTGAATTGTTACTGA